Sequence from the Neomonachus schauinslandi chromosome 9, ASM220157v2, whole genome shotgun sequence genome:
CTTGATTTGTTAACCAATGATTTTGCTGTCTTTGGAAGCTTCATGTCTGTAGAGCTGAAGGGCATGCCCAAGTATCTTCATTTTGGCCTTATAGCATACTCTAGAAGCCTTCCTCCAGGTAGACCTCATTCCATTAAGTAGTATGTGCTAGTGTTGCTAATTTAGCTAACTGAACTAgcttatattttttagtttcactgtcaagaaaatcatgaaagtcATTGTAAAATTCTTTACAAACATCGGGTGTATTTTCTTGACCTCTAAGTCTTCTAAatatatcaaaaagagaagattaGTCTGACATGTCTTATTATTATTAGCTCATCCATCCTAGTCCTAGAGGTCACTATGTCCTCTACTAGGTATTCagaaatcaaacatttattttaaaatgttatttgaaattaACATTAACCTCACCCAAAATGTTTGTAGAATTTACTGtcttatttttgaaaacagtCTCCGGTCTTGTGGCCCTGGCAGTGATTCAGGGATTTTATTTGAAGATTCTTTTAAGTATCTTGGAACATTATTATTTAGTCTGGGAAGATGTGAGCTTATAAAGTAGCTAGGTGTcctgttttttaaagactatctttttagagcagttttaggttcacagcaaaattgagaggaaggtacagagatttcccatatatatCCTGCCCCAGCACATGCATACtatcccccattatcaacatccccaccagagtggtacatttgttacctACCTACATTGACAGatcattatcactcaaagtccataaaTTCACTCTTGGTATTATACATTCATGGATTTGGACAAGTGTGTAATGACAcatatctaccattatagtatcatacagagtaatttcactgccctaaaaaatcctGTGTGCTtcacctgttcatccctcccttccttctaatccctagcaaccactgatctttttattgtctccatagttttgccttttccagaatgtcctataattggaatcatatagtatatagccttttcagattggcttctttcacttggcaatatgcatttaagttttctccatgttttttcatggcttgatatgaagcatttctttttggcactgaataatatcccattgttctgatgtaccacagtttacccattcacctaatgaaggacatcttggttgcttccaggtgtTAGcacttatgaataaagctgccgtAAGCACCCATGtgcagtttttgtgtggatgtaagttttcagttcatttcGATAAACACGAGAGGGCAGttgctggattatatgataagagtatgtttagtatAAGAAACCATCGAAGTGTCTTCTatagtagctgtaccattttgcattccctcaAGCCataatgagagttcctattgcccCGTATTCTCTCCAGGACTTGGTTATCCCCAGTGTTACGGATTTTGACcgttctaataggtgtgaagtagtatctcattctTGTTTTAATATGCAGTTCTCTAATAACATATGaccttgaacatcttttcttatgcTTTCTTGCCATCTGTATGTATATCTTACCTGGTTAGATGTCTGTTAaggttttttattcattttttaatcatgttcatttttatattgttgaattttaagggttcttttttctgaatgacagttctttttttaaaattctttatttaaattcaatttagttaacatatactgtattattagtttcaggggctgaatttagtgattcatcagttgcatataacacccagtgctcattacatcaagtgccctccttaatgctcatcacccagttaccccttcccctcaaccagctcccctccagcaaccctcagtttgtttcctagagttcagcatctcttatggtttgcctccctctctattttcatcttattttatttttccttcccttccccatattcatctgttttgtttcttaaattccacatatgaatgaaatcatggtatttgtctttctctgactgacttattttgcttagcataataccctctagttccatccacagcAATGCAGAgggcagaatttcattctttttgatggctgagtactattccattgtatatatatacgccacatctttatcagatatgtctcttgaaaatactttctcccaAGGTATGTTTTGTCTTCTtgttctcttgacattgtctttctcagagcagaagttttttattttaatgacatcCAGATTATCTATTCTTTCTTTAATGAATGgagcctttggtgtcatatctaaaaagtcattgccatacccATGTTATCtagatttttctcctatgttatcttctaggcgTTTTATAGGTTTGCATTTTACATCGGTCTATGATAcatttgtgttaatttttcttgaagGATGTAAGCTCcatgtctagattcattttttttttttaagattttatttattcatttgagacagagagagagagaaagcatgagcagggagagaggcagagggagaagcaggctcctcgctgagccaggagcccaatgtgggactcgatcccaggaccctgggatcatgacctgagccgaaggcagatgcttaaccatctgagccacccaggcgccctagattcattttttaacatCCAGTTGTTCTAGTGCTGTTTGTTGGAAAgatatcttttctccattgtattgaCTTTGCTGCTTTGataaagatcagttgactatatttatgtggttctatatctgggctctctattctgtttcattggtctgtttgtTCTTTCACTAGTGCTaccctgtcttgattactatagttttataataattcttgaaATTAGGTAATGTCAGTTCTTCCTGACTggacctatagattcaatgcaatccctatcaaaattccagcaggttATTTTGTGGCTCtggcaaactgattctaaagctGATTTGGGGAGCTAAAGGTGCAGAATAGCCAAgtcaatattgaaaaagaagaacaaagctgaagaactgacatcttgataatattgaatcttcctacccatgaacatggaatatccatttatttagttctttggtttcttttcattagaattttatagtttttctcatcTAACTTGTGtacattttgttagatttgtatctaagtgtttcattttttgtaGGTGTTAATGTCAACGGTAATATGttcttaatttcaaattttacttgtttattgctGATACATAGAAAAGTGACTTTTGTATATTAGCTGTGTATTTTCTCCCTTACtatataattgcttattagttccagaagGGTTTCTATTGAttgtttcagattttctacatagacagtcATGTCACCTGCCAACAAAGacagttctatttcttcctttccaatcagtttaccttttatttccttttcttgtttcattaGCTATAGCTCCGTTTTCAGTCCcttctcttattttctgtattcattcACCTTTCCTGTTTATTCTGCACTTTTcagtctgaataatattcttgtTAAATCAGACAAATGAGAGTTGAGAGAGTTGAGAGTCTCAGACAATGAGAGAGTTGTTTATGTTATACAAAACAGCACATATAATTAATTGCATGTAAAGGAGTTGGGTACTTAAATGTTTACAGATTTATAGATGGAGTTAATTTTGACCCAGCCTTTTTTGAGAATTTGAATTGGATGAGAAGAAGATTAGAGGAGAAAGGTTAAGAAAAACATCTGGCATTTGGTAAGAAAATACTTGTATAGAGCTATAATAATTACATGAGCTATATTGGAGTAAAAGGTCATTGTGGAAAGATGGGAATTAGTCAAAGTGAAGATATGGGAAGAGGCAACTTAATAAAATGGCACTTAAGTGCTGTATTTATAGCACATCAAGTAGTGTggaactttacattttaaaaaaccattttcaTGTAACCTTCTGAGAGGGAGGTATTCTTactttatgaataaaaaaaatacttagattaAGAAATGTACCAATTCCATATAACAACAGTATGTGACCCAGTTAGGACTAAAACTCATTATCTTATATTTCCAAGGTCCCTGTGCTTTCCTGATACTGTTACACCTCTGTTGCCTCACCGTAATACCCTATACTTAAAACTCTTAACAGTTTATTGTTTTTTCATGTGCAGTATCTAATTTGGACTCTCAAAGCCTTGTGAGGTATATAGCTCAGGtataatgatctcattttacagataagaaaaataaagatgagagaaGTTAACTAGAGGTAAAGCAGCTGGGACTGCTTTCTTaatcttatcatttattttctatgtcTAGTTTCCATTCCTGttgttcatttttcactttttagtcAAGATATTTTTCCCGTTAAACTGAGACTAAAGGGAGTTAAGCAGATTAAAACATCAATACTATAGTAAGTAAAAGTACAGATCCAGATTTAAACTTATGCCTATGGTTGCTGTCTTCTTGACAGTTGTCTGTTCTGGAATAAAGAACCTACTGGAAgacccagaattttttttttttttcagaaatttcttgAGACTTGTACATACCATGATTGAGAATTATTCTGTTAGATGTGTGTGGAATTATTTGGAGAGATCAGAAGTGGAGGTTGGTGATATCAGCTGCTAGGTGGCCATGATAACATGATTTGTTAAtagatttaaaattcatttgaaacagGTGTGAAATGATGAAGTTCTCGATAAAGATAAAAGTTTCAATATATGGATATTTCCACTTAAAAATGCACAGGAATAAAGTACTACACTCTCTCAGTCCTACCAGTATTGATATTACTTAATAGTGTTTGGAATGTTTTGATTTATTtggtaatactttaaaaattggaatCAAATCTACTTTTTTATTACCCCAATAACTTATGTTTGAGGTAGGAAGGAAACAATTCATATTTCTCAGCAGCTGCTAAGATCCATTCTGAAGTATCGATGTATTAATTTCTtatggttgctgtaacaaatcgcaacagaaatttattctttcacggTCTGAAATTAGTTATCACTGGGctgaaattaaggtgttggcagggctatCCTCCTTCTGGAGGTtcagggaagaatctgttccttgcctcttccagcctctggtggCTGCCAGTATTAACTTGGTTGGTGGCTGCATCAttctaatctctgcctctgtggtcacattaccttcttttcttttttccgtGTCAAATCTCCTACTGTCTTCTTATAAGGTACATGTGgttgcatttagggcccacctggataatccagtaGATAATGtctccatctcaaaatccttaattataACTGTAGTGTCTTTTTTGCCATACAGTAACACTGAAAGGTTCCAGGGGTTAGGATGTGGATGTCTTTATTGGggagccattattcagcctaccacagtaGGAActgttgcttctttttcttcttttttctctcatcccttttcttttctcctattttttattctttttcatcttccagaAGTACAAAGTGGCAGAAAGATTGATTGAATATGATCAAAGGTGTGTTGAAGAGTTGAGTAGGTAAGGTCTAGATGAGTAAGTGAGCCTAATTGCCTTCATTATAGAGCATCAGATTGTGTTCacattaattttttgttattgaattagTTGATAGTAATACTTTTGTTAAATTCGgcacccttggggcacctgggtgactcagtcgttaagtgtctgccttcggctcaggtcatgatcacagggtcctaggattgaggctcgcatcgggctccctgctccgcaggaaacctgcttctccctctcccactccccctgcttgtgttccctctctcgatgtgtctctctctgtcaaataaataaataaaatctttaaaaaataaattcggCACCCTTTATTAAAGTAATTACTAAGTCTTTGGGTTAAGTGTGTGAGTTAACATGAAATTACTTTCCAAGTAAAGCATCTTTTGATTAGATTGGCAGGCATTGATATTATTATTGAGAAAATAGccaaaaaattattaacattgtTTCAAAACTCATTTTCCTTTAGgcggtttttttcccccacatttgCATTTTGTTTCAGTGGTAACTCAGGCTTGAATTTaatgaaaggaaacagaagagttGGCAGAGTTCCAGTCCAAAAGTCCATTGTCAAGAGACCTTTGTGGTTTGGGGCATATCACATAACCTTTGGGCCTTTGTTTCCTAGTACCTATAATAGGAATTGAATTATGTGATTAATTATATGATTGCTAAAAGCCTTGGTCTGGTATTTagtataaagtatttaaaaaccaacaaacaggccaataaacaacaaatttcatttattttgtagtaTTTGAAAAGGGAATCATACAGGcaagattattttgaaataacggttcatgctttttgtttttgtgcagATGGACCACACGTCCCCAACCTACATGCTTGCTAACTTAACCCACTTACATTCGGAACAACTTCTGCAGGGCTTGAATCTTCTTCGTCAACATCACGAACTCTGTGACATCATTCTTCGAGTCGGTGATGTTAAGATCCATGCTCACAAAGTGGTACTTGCCAGCATCAGCCCATATTTCAAAGCTATGTTCACTGGAAACCTTTCTGAAAAAGAGAACAGTGAGGTTGAGTTTCAGTGCATTGATGAAACTGCTCTCCAGGCCATTGTGGAGTATGCCTATACAggaactgtttttatttcacaggACACAGTTGAATCTCTCCTTCCAGCAGCAAACCTACTCCAGATAAAACTTGTCCTGAAGGAATGTTGTGCATTTCTTGAAAGCCAGCTTGATCCTGGTAATTGTATTGGAATTTCTCGTTTTGCAGAGACATACGGTTGTCATGACCTTTATTTGGCAGCTACTAAATACATATGCCAGAATTTTGAAGCTGTTTGCCAGACTGAAGAGTTTTTTGAGCTTACACATGCTGATTTAGATGAAATTGTTTCCAATGACTGTTTGAATGTAGCTACCGAAGAGACTGTTTTTTATGCCCTTGAGTCTTGGATCAAGTATGATGTACAAGAACGTCAGAAATACTTAGCACAGCTACTTAATAGTGTGAGATTACCATTGCTGAGTGTTAAGTTTCTCACTAGACTATATGAAGCAAATCATCTTATTCGTGATGATCGCACTTGTAAACATCTTTTGAATGAAGCCCTAAAGTACCACTTTATGCCTGAACATAGACTGTCTCATCAGACTGTCCTGATGACACGACCTCGCTGTGCTCCCAAAGTACTTTGTGCCGTAGGAGGAAAATCTGGACTATTTGCCTGTTTGGATAGGTAAATAGAAGGCTTTCTTAAAGGATAGATGCTAaaagattttatactttttaagtgtgctaatttcctctattttttaaataatttaattttactattcactttctttatttggtttttttggtttgtttcttttattcttcctaaAACACTTATCTGGTTGTTTTAATCACATTGTCATCCATTCCTTTCAACACTCAGTTATTAACAACCTCCCCCCAGCTTCCCCATGCCCAAACTTTATGAATTTTGGTTACTTTTCtaccattttatatcttttttttcttttaatttatgaaaCTGTTTACATTATCATTTGACCAGGTCAGTAGGGATTTATTATTGCTAACTATAACAGAAGATGCTAAAGAGGAGAGCTAGGAATCTTTGATGAGGGCAGACTGGGGATAAGAGTGGTTTTGAATGAATACCATCAAGTAGAAGAATcaccaaagaaataagaaaaagtaggATGCTGAGTACAAATCATggacatacatatttattttcttcagtataaatattttttaatgacagtAGTAAAGAGTGCTTGCTTTTCTAATAATCTACAGTAGGAGTTGTCAGACTTTTTCTGTatagagccagatagtaaatattttagactttgtggccATATGATCTCTTAtgactactcagctctgccactgtaGTGTGAGAGCAGCgatagacaatatataaacaaatgagatgactgtgttccaacaaaactttatttgcaaaagtccctggtgggctggatttggcccttAGGCATAGTTTGCCAGTCCCTGATTTGGAGCATTACACAAGTAACTTTTATACATtgaaaatacaggggcgcctgggtggctcagtcataaagcgtctgccttcggctcaggtcatgatcctcggggtcctgggatggaaccccgcatcagtttccctgctcggcgggaagcctgcttatccctctcccactccccctgcttgtgttccttctctcactgtgtctctctctgtcaaataaaaaatcttgaaaaaaaaattaaaaagaaaatgtagctgGATGTTACCTTTGCTTTACCCTTAAATGGGAATGCTTCCTGAAAACTTTCATGTTTGATAAGTTTAATACTGTGATTTCTTTCTggccattttcaaaaatttagtaaattgctttttcccccctccaaTGGTAGGAAACTATTGATGTTTTAGCAGTGTCAACTGATATATCTGTATCTTTTAGAAAGTCTCAGTTGCATTTTAATTGTCTAAATTAAACtaattggggggcacctgggtggctcagtcgttaagtgtctgccttcgcttcggctcagatcatgatcgcagggtcctgggatcgagtcccgtattgggctccctgctcggcgggaagcctgcttctccctctcccactccccctgcttgtgttccctctctcgatgtgtctctctctgtcaaataaataaataaaatctttaaaaaaaaattaaaaagaaataaattaattgcaTAGTCTAACCTAGTATCATTGAAACTGGTCTATAGGTAGAATATTAGTTATGGTGACTACAAAAATTGattatttactcttatttttaaaggcactAATTATTGGCATAAAGTAAACTATACTAGTAAAATATCATGACAAAAAATTCCAAATGTGAATTTACATGGTAAAAATTCTTGACCAGTTGCCTCTTGGTCTctcaagtattaaaaataacatacataaattattaaaagctATAAGAACTGTTC
This genomic interval carries:
- the KLHL28 gene encoding kelch-like protein 28, encoding MDHTSPTYMLANLTHLHSEQLLQGLNLLRQHHELCDIILRVGDVKIHAHKVVLASISPYFKAMFTGNLSEKENSEVEFQCIDETALQAIVEYAYTGTVFISQDTVESLLPAANLLQIKLVLKECCAFLESQLDPGNCIGISRFAETYGCHDLYLAATKYICQNFEAVCQTEEFFELTHADLDEIVSNDCLNVATEETVFYALESWIKYDVQERQKYLAQLLNSVRLPLLSVKFLTRLYEANHLIRDDRTCKHLLNEALKYHFMPEHRLSHQTVLMTRPRCAPKVLCAVGGKSGLFACLDSVEMYFPQNDSWIGLAPLNIPRYEFGICVLDQKVYVIGGIETNVRPGITIRKHENSVECWNPDTNTWTSLERMNESRSTLGVVVLAGELYALGGYDGQSYLQSVEKYIPKIRKWQPVAPMTTTRSCFAAAVLDGMIYAIGGYGPAHMNSVERYDPSKDSWEMVASMADKRIHFGVGVMLGFIFVVGGHNGVSHLSSIERYDPHQNQWTVCRPMKEPRTGVGAAVIDNYLYVVGGHSGSSYLNTVQKYDPISDTWLDSAGMIYCRCNFGLTAL